CCCCAAGCCCTAAATCCCTAATGATAAAACCGATAGGATCCATAAGAGCGATAACTAAACGCCCTAAAAATAAAGAGCCAAAAAGCTTGCCTTCATTGCGTTGGATATAGCGCGTGAGCTGGTAAAACCCTTCCCCTAAAATGGAGCCTAATAAAGGCGTGATCACTAGATCCTGCCAGCTAGGCACTTCCACAAACGCTTCCAAGCCATATTCCCAAAAAAGCGTGGAAGTGATAAAAGAAAAAAACGCTGATGCCATCCAGCCAAACCCAGCCATGCGCGGTTGCATATAATACATAGCCCCAAAATAAGGGTGCAAAATTTCATTGAAAATAAAACTATCGTTGTCCAGTTTTGGCCCCATGCGGACATTTTCAAACCAACTTTTGACGCCAAACTTTTCTTTATCCCAATTCGTTACGCTCTCTGGCATGAGATACAACCCCACAATCCCTATCACCAACGACACGCCCAAAATCCCGATACTTGTGCCTAAATATTTCCAACGGCTATTTGGGGCATAAGGGATCGTATTGCTCTTTTTAAACTTCTTTTTAAAGTGTTGCCAAATAAGATTTTTAGGGCTTCGTTTGAGCGTTTCTTCTAATTGGATGCTGTTAGCGTTTAAAAAACTACAGCCCAACCCCCAAATAACCACGCAAACCATCCAAATCTTTTGGAAGGTTTTTAGGAATATTTTCAATGATATTTTTAGGAATATTTTTAATGAAATCAGCATAAACTCTATTATTACTCTCATCAGGTTGCAAACTTTATTGCTTGACTTAAAAAGAGTTTATTATACCTTAAAAACATTACAACACATTCAATGAAATTGAACAAGCTTTAAAGGCTAATCGTTTCTACAAGCTTAAGCCCAAACCCGCTCAAAGCCTTATACTGCCTGTCTTCACAAGAGCTTAACAGCCTAAAATCCTTTATCCCTAAATTTTTTAACACTAACGCCCCGATCCCAAAATCTTTAACGATATTGTTTTGTTCAGAATGGGTGTTCATAAAGATCAAATAACCCCCTTCGCGCTTTAAATATTCTAACGCTTTAAAAAACACTTCAAACGCGTCAGTCGTCAAAAAATCAAAATCCTCTTTGATAGGGTGGAAACGCACTAAAGGGGCCAAATCATGGGTTTTTGCGCCTTTAAATTTAAAAGCGTAATGGTTTTTTTGCTGGTGGTCTAAAAAAGTGTAGCATTGCGTTTGGTGTTTTAAAAATTCTCTTTCTTCTTGGCAAAACATTTTCAGCAAACTTTCATTTTCCAAACGATAGCTAATCAAATCAGAAACATAGAGGGTTTTAAGATTATGTTTAAGGGCAAAGTCGCTCAAAAATTTATCCCCTCTCCTCGCCATAGATCCGTCTTCTTTCATGATTTCACAAATCACGCTCACGGGTTTTAATCCAGCTAATTTGCACAAATCCACGCTCGCTTCCGTATGGCCCGTGCGCGCTAACACGCCTCCATCTTTTGCAATCAAAGGGAAAATATGCCCCGGGCGCACAAAATCGCTCGGTTTGGTGGTGTCTTTACACAACAATTCAATCGTTAAATGCCTTTCAAAAGCAGAAATCCCGGTTTTGGCTTCTTTAGCGTCAATGGAAACCGTGAAAGCGGTCTCATGGTTAGAATCATTCACGCTAACCATAGGGGTAATTCAAATTTTTTCGCTAAATCTTTGGTTAAAGATACGCAAATCAACCCCCTAGCATGCGTGGCCATGAAATTGATTTTCTCAGGAGTAGAAAAAATCCCGGCTAAAACCAAATCCCCTTCATTTTCTCTGTCTTCATCGTCCATGACAATAAGCATTTCGCCATTTTTATACGCTTCTAAAGCTTCAGTAACTCTTCTTAAGATCATTCTAACTCCCTAGTTTTATTCAATAATATTGAGTTTTATAAAAAAAAGAAATATAGCATGTTTAATAACGATTATTACTTTATTGCTTTATTTAGCAAACCGCATTTAGCAAACCGCTAAGCCTTTAAATCAATTGAATGAAACTCCCCCTATCATGCAAGAAATGCTCAAAGACTTATTCTAATGTTTGCCAATTCTGATTAATTTTGGGCTATACCTAAAAACTTTATCCAAGATTTTAACCGCGCTTTTATGCAAAAAACGGCCAATCCTAATGCTTGAGGGTAATCTTTTAGGCCTTTGTTTTTCTGTGTTGGAATTTTGAGCGTTCATCCCGTCGCAAGCGATCGCAAATTCTTCTAACACATAGTTTTTGACCCCATGCCAATAATGCCTATCCATCACGCAATCTATAGGCATCACCCATTCTTTCGCGCTGTATTTCAATAATTTTTGCGCGGCTTTTGGGGCTAAAACATACCCTTGAGTGCCAATGCCATCTTTAAAATTCAAGATTTGAGAAACCCCTTTAATGGGAGTTTTTTGTTTAGCCACATTTTCTTCTAAATGCATCAAACGGATATAGCCTAATTCGTTGATGTGCTGGCGGCAAAATTCCAGGCTCTCTTTAAAACGCTCTTTTACAATAATATCATCTTCTAAAATACAGATCGCTTCATTGAGTTCTATGCATTTTTGCCACAAGGAATAATGGCTCGCATAGCACCCAAGCTCCCCAAACCCCATCCTCTTCCCGCAATGCTTGATCGCATGAAAGAAATTTTTTAACGCGCAAGGGGGGTGTTTTTTATTTTCACAAAAAGCCAATAAATCTTCAACCATAAAAGAAGGGTGCAAATGCTCTAAAATCAAGGGGTGTAATTGAGTGGGAGAGATTTTAGAATAGATCGCATCAAAGATTTCATAAGAGATCCCTTGAAGTTTAAGGCTCTCTAAAAGGGGGGTTATATGAGTTTCTTTTAAAGAAAAATTTTGACAGGTTTTGGGGCTTAAATGAATAATAAAAACACGCATGTTAGCCTTAATTCTTAATACAAATAAAATCAATATCAAACAGACTTACATTCTAGCGCAAATTTTAGTAAAATACGCACCATGTTAGATGATGTTCCTATTACCATTCAAAAAAGTAAAAAAATCAAAACCCTGAGCTTGAATATCACGCCCTCTTTAGAAGTGATTCTAAAAATGCCCAATTCTTGCTCTCAAGACAGAGCGAGCGCTTTTTTAAAAGAACAAGAATCTTGGCTAAAAAAAACCCTTTCAGCCATGCAAGAAAAACACTCGCTCTTGCACGCTAACCTAGAAAAATATAAAAACAAAATCCTTGTGTTTGATGAGATGAAAAACGCCAACGATTACACCCTAACAGATCTTAAAAAAATCTTAAAAACTTATTTGGAGCAAAAACTCCCTTTGATCGCTCAAAAAATGCAAACTTCATACACCCATTTCAGCATTAGAAACAACGCTAAAGTTTTGGGGAGT
This is a stretch of genomic DNA from Helicobacter pylori. It encodes these proteins:
- a CDS encoding DUF3943 domain-containing protein, translated to MRVIIEFMLISLKIFLKISLKIFLKTFQKIWMVCVVIWGLGCSFLNANSIQLEETLKRSPKNLIWQHFKKKFKKSNTIPYAPNSRWKYLGTSIGILGVSLVIGIVGLYLMPESVTNWDKEKFGVKSWFENVRMGPKLDNDSFIFNEILHPYFGAMYYMQPRMAGFGWMASAFFSFITSTLFWEYGLEAFVEVPSWQDLVITPLLGSILGEGFYQLTRYIQRNEGKLFGSLFLGRLVIALMDPIGFIIRDLGLGEALGIYNKHEIRSNLSPNGLNLTYKF
- a CDS encoding glycosyltransferase family 25 protein is translated as MRVFIIHLSPKTCQNFSLKETHITPLLESLKLQGISYEIFDAIYSKISPTQLHPLILEHLHPSFMVEDLLAFCENKKHPPCALKNFFHAIKHCGKRMGFGELGCYASHYSLWQKCIELNEAICILEDDIIVKERFKESLEFCRQHINELGYIRLMHLEENVAKQKTPIKGVSQILNFKDGIGTQGYVLAPKAAQKLLKYSAKEWVMPIDCVMDRHYWHGVKNYVLEEFAIACDGMNAQNSNTEKQRPKRLPSSIRIGRFLHKSAVKILDKVFRYSPKLIRIGKH
- a CDS encoding M48 family peptidase; its protein translation is MLDDVPITIQKSKKIKTLSLNITPSLEVILKMPNSCSQDRASAFLKEQESWLKKTLSAMQEKHSLLHANLEKYKNKILVFDEMKNANDYTLTDLKKILKTYLEQKLPLIAQKMQTSYTHFSIRNNAKVLGSCSYHNRLSFALLLVCAQKEAIDYVIIHELAHTIHKNHSKNFWRCVKTFCPNYRALRDHLKQRVVFYTQLLKPLQP